In the Equus przewalskii isolate Varuska unplaced genomic scaffold, EquPr2 ChrUn-10, whole genome shotgun sequence genome, gaaagctCTAATTGGGCATGGGGCCTGGCCATCTCCTTACCTCGCAGGAAGTTAAGCTCTGTCAGCAGCTTCATCTCACGCCCCACGTCCAGCTGGCAATGGCGGAAGGAAGAGCTAGCAGCTGGTCGGAACATCTGGAGGGCCTCCGTAGCTCGGGTAATCCTGGGATGTGGGCAGCCAAGGGTCAGGCTCTGCCATCTGGGCAGCCACCTTTCCCCTTGATTCTGCCTTGCCTGCCCCTAGAGGCTTGGCATCTGCTTTGGGTCTCTTCCTTATCCTTTAGGAAAGCGGGGTATGACTTTGGCCTAGTGAAAATCCTCAGGGCCAGCTCTCCATCAGGCAGTACTCTAGACATTGTCTTGGACCTTGGCTAAACCCATGATACCCCTGGCCCTAGGAGCCCGTGCCCCTACGCCATGCCCCTGAGTACCTGTTGTGCAGCTGCTTGGCTGCTTGCACAAAGCAAGGCTGGTCTGTTTCCTTAAGAACCTCCTGGGCGTAGCCCACCAGACCTGAGCCATCTAGCAGGCTCCGGTGCTCCTGGATCTGGGCGCTGAGACGGGCCAGCCGCTCCTGCTGGCATTCCTCAATGGCCTGAAGCAGTGATGCCCGCTTCTCCTCCagcacagcccccagcccccgtACCAGCTGGGACACCTCCTCCTTGGCCTGCTGACCACTCACCTGCCCAGAGAACAACACTTACTATCTTCTTTTTGAAGGCAGCACTTGCGCCAGCCTCCTGGGGCACCACACCATGGGCTACGATCACAAAGGATCTGGGGAAATCCTACCCACCTGTTCCAATAAGGCCAGGTTCATGGCTCCAAAAGCACCTGTACACCCAGATGGGCTCAACTCCTGACCATTTGTGCCAACCTTCCTGGATGCCCACCCCACAATCCTGACCCCTTAAGGACTCCCCCAAATAAAAGAGGCCATGACTGCAATAATGTCCACTTGGATTGCACTAATGTCCACCAGCGTTGATGCCATCCTTATTGCCCACCCCCAAGTCAGCTGATTCAAGCAATCTGGCAGAAGGTGTCAGAGCCACCACCTCACCCTAGCTCCAGGAATGTGTGCCATCCTCAGCAGGCAGCTGAGCCTGAGAGCATCTAAGCTATGTCCCTGGGGCTTTTCAAGCTCTTCCTGTCCTGGGCATAGCCACGGTGTCTCCACTGCAGCCCCAGGTACAGCCTGGCCTGGGGCACTGATGTTCCTGCCAACCTGGTTTAACCAGAACCTCAACATATCCATGGGCCCCACACGGGCTTCCTGAGCTTGCAACCAGGTGACTGGGCCATGCCCATCCACACCCTCTTCCTGCTTTCACTcccaggcagggcccagggcccacCTCCATGCCCTCCCTCACCTCGGTGTGCCTCACAGTCTCCTCCAGCTCACAGATCTGGGTCTGTACTGTGTCCTGGTTTCCCAGGATGTATGTCAGGCTCTTTGTCAGCTTGTCCTGAGGGGGAAGAAAGAGGTGAGCATCACGCCTGGCTCGGCAGAAGCCAGCAGTCAAGAGCAGGTGCAAGTGTGGGTTAGCACTGGGGCTGAGTGAGGCGGGGTTCTCACCTTGAGGGCCTGGTAGGCGCTGAGTACTGGTGTGATCTTGTGCCCGCTGTGAGTGCGCCGCACTCGGCAGAGTTGGCATACCAGCCGTTGGCACGTCTTACAGTAGTGGGTCACCTCTTCCTTGTGGTCTGGACACATCAGGCCCTCGGGACAGAAGGAGCAATGACATAGTCAGCCAATGCTGGGTGTAAAGGTGCTGACCTACCACTGGAGCAGTTtggtcctctccctcccctggcttgatgggggaggaggggagttcaGCTGGTCATACAGTGCCACCTGGTGGTACACACTGGCATCAAAGAGAGCCTTTCCTGCACTCTCCAGGCCTTGCTCCTCCCATCATCCACCTCAAGATGTGTGGTAACAACAATAACAAGGATCATAATTAATCTTAGCCTCGTGGCTAATAATTAACCTTGCCCACCTTGTTTACTGCCATATCCCCAACACCTAAAATAGCACCAGGCAcataggtgcttgataaatatttgttcaattcAATGCATGAATGCATACAGACTTTTTTAGTATACAGATAACTTTCACAAACATTATCTCAGGTGATCTCTCAACCACCCTGCGGGTATGGATATTGCAGGGCAGATGTTATCATCCTCATTCAACAGATGAGATGGAGGCTCAAAGGTGTTCAAAGATTTGTCCAGTGCCTGCACCCCTGCCCATCTCCTTTTGGAAGCCCACAATGCCAGGCAGTCCCACCCACCCAGCGCTACTGTGCCCCTCCCTTCCCAGGTTCTGCAAGGGCTGGCTCACCTTGGGGCGGAATGAGAGAGTAGGCAGGGTGGGCTCATGCTGGGCCTTCTGGGTGCCCCAGGGGTGGAAAAGCTTGAAGCACTCATTGCAGAAGGTGGCCCGGCACTCGGTGCAGCCCTTGGTGGCTTCTAGTGGCGGGGGCTTGCACAGTTGGCACAGGATGGCACCACCCACACTCACACTCTGGCGGTACCTCTCCACCACTCGCTCCAGGGTCAGATTCCGGAACAGCCCTGCCAGGCCCCGCTCCCCAAGCTCCACATCGCCCTGGCAGGCTGGGCACGGGAACATGATTACCTGGGGGTGCAAAGCACCTCGCTTCCGCCCGGGGTATGTCCCAAAGCCTGTGGATGGGCCAGGAGGTAGAGAGCTGAAAATTAGAGCTGTCTGGGGTGGGGGAAATCggttcaattaaaaattaatttttattgtgccAGAGCTCTTCTCTCACTAGAGCCTGGATGAGCAGTATCTCCAGCCCCTGAAAGACAGATGCCCCTGACCAGTGATGGACCTCTTCCATCTTCCTAATGGACATCCcagcctcctcacccccaccccacagggcCCAGTCCCACCTGACTTAAGCAGCCGGTCCAAACGATCTGGCTTGGGGAGGGTTCTTCGGGAGAGGCGAGGACTTCGGGTGGaaggggtggaggcaggagaggtgggCTCGGAGCTGGGGTCCCCACCATGGCCTACGTAGCCCTGCTGGCCCAGCACCTCCCGGGCACAGGCCTGGCACACGTTGTGGGTACAGGGCAGCACTAGTGGCTGCTTGTACATCTCTTGACACACTGGGCACAGCAGTTCCTTCTCCATGTTCTTCATGCTCGTCTGTGGAGGGATCAGGAGGTTGGGTCAGAGCTTGGACACCTGGGCACATCTCAACAGGCCCCTCAGTTGCCCTTAAGAGACCCAAGGGGTCTCAGAATGGGGAAAGACAAGCTATCTATGGCTTTTCCCCAACACCAGCCTCAGCCTGTTTCACAGACCTTCTCAGCTCTCTGTCTCTTGCCTGTTTCCCTTCTGCAGAACTAAAGGTCTATGGAGGAGGGGTGGTTGGAGCTGTGCCTCCCCCAGCCTCAAGCCCCACCCCTTTCACCCCCACTGCCCCAGCAGGGCCTGCAGTCCTTCTCACCTGGCCATTGCCCCCATCCCCCAATCTCCGGGCAGCCTGCCCCTGGCACTTCTCTCATGGACACCGCCCATTCTGCAGCTCGGTGCGGACCCCCACGTCCTCCTCTGCAGCCCCCCTCCGCGTGACTCCTCCCTATAGCCAGGCGCCGCTCGCTCTCCATCCTCCTGCTCACCCCATCCGTCCTCCTGCCGCGGCTCTGGCCTGCGGCCgccccagcctccatcccccATCTTCACTTCTCCATCCATCTCCTCCTGTCGTCCGATACTAGCCCATTCCCCTTGCCCCCTACCAGCCGGCAATCCGGCTCCCTTCCCTGGTGAAACCTGGCTAGCCGcaaccccctcccccatcaaGGGAGAAACAAGCGCCCCGCctactctccccctccccaccggAAGTACCCCTCCCTTTTTTGGTGGCGGGGGTCCTCAGGCTatgccccacccccacacctcaCCTTGGTCCCTCTCTTCGCAGCCATCCCGGTCAGGGGCGCAGCTGACacaaaggagggagggacagggagggagggggaaggaagtggTGGGGGGGAGCAGGGTTGGCACCGCCCCTGGGAGAGCCGGGCACGGGTTTCCATGACAACCACAGGCTCGGAGGCAGCCCTGAGTGGGGGTGCGGTGGGGTGGGGTCTCACGGAGGGGTCCAAATTGGGAACTGCACCCTGGGGCGACTCCTTCATCGCCTCCCACCTGTCCTCGGttttcttggaaattttccaAGCTCACACACGCCCCCTCCTCATAGCATAGCCCCATTGCCTTGCAGCCCCAGCCCACCCGCTGCGTCCGGGCAGCTCCTTGTTCCTCATGCCCCAGCAGATGGACGCCTTCACGGCACTCACCTCCGGGCTGCCTCAGGGATTACCCTCTCATACCTGCATCCCGACCCTCCCAGTCCTTTCTGCTATCACTAGCCCCCTGTCTACATCCCAGCATCTTGCCAGATCCCCACCTGTTCAAGGTCTGGGCCTGCCCGGACCCCTATACTCCCGCTCCCGTTCCCCTCGACCCCACCTTAACTCACACTGATGCGGACCAGTGCATCCATGATGGAAGTGAAGGTCTGCATATCCTCACCCTCAGCCATGGCCCTACCATGCCCGCCCGCCCCCGGGTGCCTGATCTCGGCTGCGGCTGCGAACCCGGGGCTTAATGCAGGAGCCcgatgggggtgtggggaggggtgggggtgagatgTCACTGCGCATGCTCCAGGGACCAGCCTCGAACAGCGCCGGtcggggtgggaggtgggaaatAGTTCTCCCCACGTGGTTCTCAGAAGGCAGTCTGGGGGTTGGGTAACATGGAATGGTATTTGAGGGGAGAGCCACTTCTTATGTTCACATTCTTCATTGGCCCCTAATTTTACTAATATAAAGCGGGAAGATAGTTTCAGAGAAAGATAGGCTCCAGGATGCGAGGACTAAATTTTCGTTTGGCCAAGAGTCTCGGGGAGATGTCGAGGCAATGATCATGGGAGAGGGAGGACTGAGGAACAGGCATTAGAGATGACATAAATGGCAAAGAAGACAGTGGTGGGCTAGAGGCTATGGGCCATGGTCCCAGTGACTTGAAGAGTTAAGTGCAGCTTTCATCGAGAGGCAGCAGATGCTTGGGATGCGGGGAAGGGTGGGGGACCAGGGCGGTGGCCAAGGATGGTTTTAGACACAATATTTCCTCCCTGCCGGAAGAGGGCGCTGCGTGCAGGCgccgagaaagagagagaaagaggaagacttgAGGGAAGCAAGTTCGCAAGGAGCGCCGACGCATGCGCACAGGCAGCTGCACCCGGTTCGGCTCCACTTTTTCTTGGCCACAGGCGCCGACTGGACTCGCGGGCTGGGCAGGATGGGTAACGGGACCGGCGGATCTCCCCTGGCGGAGTAGTGGGCGTCGGAGTTGGGGCGGACCAactttctctgtcctctcctcacAGAGCTGACGTGTCCTGGGTTGCAGCGGGCGGGCATTTCCACGGGACGGGAGGGTTCAGGGCCTCTGGGACTGAGGAATTCCTGGGGGTCGCCGCAGGGTGTGGGGAGTCGGAGAGTGTGGCTTCGTCCCGGAGTGCTTGGAAGATGTCGGGCCGTCGAGCTCGGGGACCTGCCGAATCTGCCTGCGGCTCCTGGAGGGAGGGCCGGGCCTGACTCTCcgtctcttttctcctcccctccagtgGTGGGTACGGGCACCTCGCTGGcgctctcctccctcctgtccctgctGCTCTTCGCTGGGATGCAGATGTACAGCCGCCAGCTGGCCTCCACCGAGTGGCTCACCATCCAGGGGGGCCTGCTTGGCTCCGGCCTTTTCGTCTTCTCTCTCACTGTATCCTCCCTGCGGTGGAGCGGGGAGAGGGGTTTGAGGGTAGGAAGGGTGGAGGGCCACGCACGCTTGTGCCGTTCCCATTACCCACATTACCGTGCTCCCATTGCACGCCCCACTCCTTAACTCCCGCGACCCAGGCCTTCAATAATCTGGAGAATCTTGTCTTTGGCAAAGGCTTCCAAGCAAAGATTTTCCCAGAGAGTAAGTGAAAACTGGGCGTTGCGTATTTGACCTCCCCCGATACGGTACTGAATTTCCAGGTGCTTACATGGTAAAGGTTGTTTAGGAGAAGGAAATGTATTTACTAAAACTGTCTGGAGGTAGATGACTCTTTTGGATCCAGCACCTTATCTAGCTCCTGGAATTGGAGCGGGAAGAGCAGGCCCCTGAAAGCGAGAAGCTCAGTACTTTCTGGCCAGTTTCCGGGGAAAGTTTGAGAGGAACAGACAAGTTTGGGCGTATTTTGTATACGTCTCTGGGGAGGCGTTCTTTGTTCCCcaccagaagcagcagcaggaccGAGTTCATTGAGGGGTTCTGATGTGAACTTGACCCAATATTAGAGAATTCTGTTTATTTGAGATGATTGTGAAGAGCCTAGCTATTAGATACACCAAATTTCTATGTCAGCAGGAATCCTGGCCAAAATAGAGTATCTGTTAGGTTGTTTTCTGTTTGAAAGGATCCTTGTTTTTGCTCCATGTAATCAAAATTGATGATTTAGTTACTTATGGAGAATTTTCGTAAAGCAAATTAGGCATCAAGGCCAGATCACCTAAGGAATGCCACATGCTtcaaattggcagcagatgccaCCTCATGTGAAGCCTTCATCTGGTGGAACAAAGACATGTCACCCTTGtcctccactctctcccctcctccagggcttGCTCTCTCCACTTGGCCCTGTTGCAGGCTTCCAGAGCTCCTTCCATCAGCCCCAGGACTTCCCTCTGTTAGATTTTGTTTCCGTATGTTTTGCGGGGCGGGGTTCTTGGCTCTCCTTGCCTGCCCTCCCCAACTGGGCAGGTGGGGCTTGCCTTTGCTTTCTGCCCTTTCACCTTCTCTCCAGTCCTACTCTAGATATCCTGAGACCCTTTCCTGCCCTCTTGGGTGTGTATATCCAGACACTGCCCTCCAACCTGTGTCCAGGGAGTGAGGACCTCAACTTCCACCACTGGCCAGCCAGTTTAATGAATTGATCCCCATTGGCTGGCTTCTGTTGGAAAGGCATTGACCCTCTTCCCCAAGCCATGCCCTTCAGACTCTCCTATcaccttcccttttcctttttatcagaGGAAAGCCACGAGAGGGAAGTTAAGTGCTACCTGGGGCAGAGCTAGTAGTGAACATGCATCTCCTACGTCCGTGTCCTGGGCATCATTAAGGCCGTCCTCCTGTTCTTGTCATGCCATACTCCAATGGTTCACCAAGATTCAGAGGGCCCCAGATTTCTCTAGACTCCACATATGAATGCCTAGTATTTCCCTTCTGACCATCACCCTTCTTGTCCCCTCTTGCCTCCCCAGTTCTCCTTTGCCTCCTGTTGGCTCTGTTTGCATCCGGCCTCATCCACCGAGTGTGTGTCACCACGTGGTATGTGTCTGACAGCTGGGTAAGGGGTGCAGCACCCTGTTCTTTGACACTGGATCCTCCTGTGGTGGTTCCAGACCTTCCCCATAAGTCTGTCCCCTTCtgttctccctcctttccccgtCCCCATTTCCTCAACCTGAACCTGGATTCTCTCCCTGATGCTGGTATCTGCCCTAGGAGGCACCAGGCTGATAGCATGCCCACTGATACCATGACCTTTCTGTCTTCACCTGGTAGCTTCATCTTCTCCATGGTTGGTCTGTACTACATCAACAAGATCTCCTCGACTCTGTACCAGGCAACAGCTCCAGTCCTCACACCAGCCAAGGTCACGGGCAAGGGCAAAAAGAGAAACTGACCTGACTGTCCAATAAAGTTGATTTCTTTGTAGCTCTGTGAGCTGTGCCATGCTGTGGGCCTCTTCTGCCAATGCCTGCATGGGTGTGCAGAATGCTAGGGCAGATGGGTACCTTGGGGGTGGTGGGGCTTTCCTTCCTGCAAggttcattttttcaaatatttatcgagtgctgtcagtgccaggcacaggattggcatatgcttttttttctttttttaagatttcatttttcctttttctccccatagttccctagtacatagttgtatatatgttttagttgtgggtccttctagttgtggtatgtgggatgccatttcagtatggcctgatgagcggtgccatgtccacgcccaggatttgaaccagcaacaccctgggccgccgaagcggactgcgtgaacttaaccactcggccacaggaccggcccctggTATATGCTTCTGTAAGAGCCTCATCGTGGAATAAAAGTGCACGAATGGTCTGCAGTCTTGACCTTTCACTACAGGAAGGCCTGCCCGTCAGAACTGAAGTAGACcttggaagagaggaggaagggaaggaagggccaCTCACCCCCACCTTTCCATAGGGTTCTATTTACACCTGTGGGGGCTTTGTTACTCCACCCCACCATGACCAAATGAGCCGCTTCTGCTCTAAGCCCGGGGCTGAGAATCCCCTACTGATGTTGCCCTCGTGGACGCATCTGTTCTACTCCACCACGGACATATGCGTGTGTTTAGAACTCCAAGGTTGATCACTGCCCTGTCATCTTCTTTGTTCTggtgcttcatttttctctgtctcgTAGAGATTAGGAACTTCCTAATTTTTAGCAAAgcacagtcatgcattgcttaatgatggggatacattctgagaaatgtgtcattaggcgattctGTTGTGCAAACattgtagagtgtacttacacaaacctagatagtacaGCCTACTACAAAtctaggctatacggtactaatctgaGGGGATTAAGTATATGCGGTcagttgttgactgaaacatcgttatgtggtcCATGACTGTATATAAAACAGTAGGCACAAGGCCAACCcctgagccagccttgatggAAATGAGGGATGTGGTTTCTCAGGAACTACTCTGTCCATGCCCTGCCGTGAGGAGCGCCTCTGTCCAGAGTACCTGTCCTCTGGGGCACCTAGGCACCCTCCCTCCTGCTGGATGGTGTGAGCTTTAGGGCACGAACAATGCCTTAGTCAGCTTTGTATTCTCCACAGTGCCTGATAATGGGTGGTAGAGATTGGTGGGTTGGCTGAATGAAAGAACCTGCCCTTCTAGAACAGAAAATCCTGTACATGGGATGTGCCTAAGTTAGAGAAGAAGAGCCAATGAAGATGAAGTCAGTCAAAGGAGGTCTTGTCCAGGATAAGaggttaggggccggccctgtccccgaatggttaagtttgcgtgctccacttcggcggcccagggtttcactggttcggatcctgggcacggacatggcaccgctcagcaggtcacactgaggcagggtcccacatgccacaactagaaggacctacaactagaatatataactatatattggggggatttggggagaaaaagcaggaaaaaaaaaaaaaaagattggcaacagttgttagctcaggcgccaatctttaaaaagaaaaaaggataagaGGTGACCCTCCCCGGCTATAATTAgagggccccccacccccatttgtGGCAGGAATCCCAGACCCTTGCCCCGTACCCTAGGCTGAGGGAGTGCTATGCAGTTTACCCAGGATGCCTGCAGGGGGCGCCAAGAGCTCACTTTGTAGAAGACTAGCAATACTCCCATGCAAGCCTGCCCTGAGGGCTGAGGAGCGTTGCTGCTGGGTCTCAGGGTTCTCTTGCTGTCTCTCCAGCAAGTCAGCTTTCTTGGGGGACCCAAAAGACTGGCCGTTTGGAAGGGCTGAAGCATGAATCAAGTCTCCTTGCTCCCCTAGGCTGGGAGCAGAGGCCAAGAGAATTCAGTGGAGACCAGAGCCTCTCTGAGGGAGTGGCTGCTCTAGGTTCCAACTTACCTAGTGATAGTTGAGGGGCTGCAGTATGTGGGCCCCTCTGGGGAGGAAGATGAGAGGTTGTCCAAAATGGGCCCTGGACCTATGGGGGTGGGCTGGGTTGGTTCTGGGTCTCACTGTCAGACCTTGACTTTCTCCTGATCTGGAGTGGGGGCAGTATGCACAGGCCCAGGTCCCAGCCCAGGCTAACATAGACACAGCTAGGGAATCTGGCCACTTGAGGGCACCATCCCTCCCGAGATGGAAACttgggtggggctgggtgggggaggagcCGAAAAGCAGGTGCCCAGGCGATGCCAAGGGATCTGGGCACCTGCTGCCACCCACTGTGTAGGCACCAGGGTTAGCATGTGGCCCAGGAATAATGACCCCTTCCTCAGGGAATGGGCGCATTTACAAGGCAGGTTGGCGCCAACCTCAGCTCTCCACCCAGCCTACCTCTGGGGTGCCTGATTGCAGGCTCCCTGCACCTGACCTACCGATTAACCCTGACAGGGGTATCCCAGCCACCTAGTCACCATCATTAAGTAAGGGGGCAGCAGGCTTCTGGAGACCTGAAGGTGAGAAGGGCAAAGGTGCTAACCTCTTGGTCCCTGGTCTCCTGGGGCTCTGCTCCACCCCGGAGACTGGAGGCCTGGGGGAGATAGGGGCAGTCCCACCCCTGCAGGACAGAGGGAAGCCAGAtgtttcctcctgctccctcacaCGTGGCTCCGACACCCGCCGGCACCCGCCGCCAGCTCCGGAAACAGGAGTAAATAATATGGGGGGTGGTGGCCTGGGATGCGAGTAGggaggctggtgggggagggcactCTACAGGTTCCTGGCCTGGGAGGCGCGCTGCTTGGGGCAGGAGGTGATGCCACCTGAGAAGAGGGCAGTGGGAAGATGAGATAAGGGGGGTCCCCGGCCCGGACAGAGGCTGGACTCCTCTCAGACTGGCACTGGCATGAGGGGATGCCTGGCATTTAGGGCATGACAGAGGGTCAGAGCCGGGGTGGGGGCGCCCAGGGCACGCAGGGAGGGGGAGTCCTCGCCAGGCCTTGGCTCCAGCCCTTTCCGGCCCTTATTGTCCGTGGTGAGAACAGGACGCTGTCCCGTTCCCACTGCCTGGcccccccagctctgctccccagGGGCTCGGAAAGGATGTTGGGAAACAAGAGAGAGCCAGAGACTCGTAGAGACAGAGATGccgagagacacagagacagatacAAAGGGGAAAGGTTCAGTCAAAAGCGAGCATTGAAGCTCATTGTGAGCCGAGCAGGCCCTGGGCACTGTGGGAACCACGAAAGAATGGGAGGCGGGAGGCCCTGCCCTCGGGGACCTCCGGGCTGGCCTGCCCTGTGCGCACGCCTTCTTGACTTAGGGTCACTCACAGAGCCGCCTCCTAAACAAACAATCGCTGGAACCCTTGTGCAGGCACCGTTGGTGCCACTTAATTGCTCCTGCTTCAGGTGCATTTCTTTACCTCCCTCCCAGCAGACTGGAAGTTCCTGAGGGGGCAGGGCCCAGATCATGCTGCCAAATCCCACCCTTCCAGTCCCCCAGGGCTGAGAGCAAGCTGGCCACACAGAGGTTGCACTGTAAACGCTGTTGGGTTGTGTTCCTGCAGAGGCAGAGAGCAAAGCCCTCTGGCTGGCCCCAGAGTTAGGCACCCGCATCACCGGTGGCAAGGGGCAGAGGGCGATTGCTGCAGGCCTGCCCGCTGGCAGGAAGCCGAGTGTAGCACCAGCtcttcccacccctgcctctgcgCTCTCAGGCGGGTGGgcctccttccttccagctctcttCTACCTGGGCCCACAGTTAGCAACTGCTCCCTGGGCAGGTCctctgaaagatggagagaggccCAGGTCCacttcaaaatgaagaaacaccaaggcatgtttgaaatgtttacatttaacaaattaacactttttaacaaaattacaATGCAGTATAATGTTGCTAGTCACAAGATCATTACAGGACTTTTGGAAATTTTTCCTTCACAGGAAACTGCGGGCCCTATGTTATAATGTAAAGTTCTATGATAATGGGCATATCAGattcattgtactattctttcTACCTTTGTACATATTTGAAAATTCCTTAATAAAAGTGAAACCACTTGCACGGTAGTCCCTTCATCCTGCTCTATCAGAGAGTAACAGTGCGACAGGTCTGGAACCACACTTGGAGGTAACATAAGAAGTCTAAATTCGAGGCCCTGTGTGACAATAAGGGCTGAGCCAAATGGCCCTCGTGGCCTGTGAGGAGCCCTTCTCTGAGAACTCCGCTCACCTcacagaagctggaagagcagGGGGAGTTTCCTCCACCCATTCTCGCCTGAGGCTGTGCTGCCAGAAAGGACTGAAGAGCGGGATTCCTGTCTGCACAGCCCAGGATCTCACCAAAAAAACCTTCCACACATCCCCTTTCTGGGCCAAGAGTTGCTGTGAGGGCCGACCTCAGGCTGCTTCAGGGGGATTGCTGTGGTGGAGATGTGTGTACACCTGTGAGTGTGGGTCTAGGCATAAGCCCCCCAGGGAGacccttctccttcctgctctcagGCTCCAGCCCCCATTTCCAGCCTCTGTGACCTGGGCCTTCTGACTCAGATCATTTCAGGTTCTGTGGGACAGTAGGAAGGAGCCCAGGTCTTGAGATCAGATAGAGCTGAGTTCTAGTTTTGGCTCTGATGCTTAGCAGGTAAGGGTCCTTGGGCAAGTTGAGTGACTTCTCTGCACCTTAaattcttcaactgtaaaatggggataatacctacctcaaaTTGTGGTGAGAAAGATCTGAATTCAACAACAATGTGTAAGAGCCTAGTGTAGTGCTTAACCTGATAGGTATTtgacaaatgttatttttttccctatgtaAAGACAACAATAACAACTTTAAATAAGCATTTACCACTTGCCAGTCAATGTACTTAGTGCTTTACGGATATTCTCAATTTCAACCCTCGCATCGACCTTATAAAATTGATATGCTTACTCCATATGAAGGTTaatatgtgtcaacttgacttgGCCATGGTGTtcaaatatttggtcaaacattattgtgggtgtttctgtgagggtgttttttggtgaggaagattggccctgagctaacatctgttaacaatcttcctctttttgcttgaggaagatggtctctgagctaacatctatgccacttctccattttgtatgtgggacaccaccacagcatggcctggtgaacAGAGTgtagtccacacccaggatttgaacccgaaaaccccgggctgctgaagtggagcacatgaatctaaccactaagccaccaggccggcccctgtgagGATGTTTGTGAATGAGATTTCCATTTAAATTAGGAGTAAAGCAGACTGTCCTCCACCAAGCGGGTGAACATCATCCAGTCTGTTGAAGGCCTACTTTgaacaaaagactgacctccccagAGCAAGAGGAATTCAACAGCAGATGCCTTCGGACTTGAACCATGACGTTGGTTCTCTCCTGGATCTGCGGCCTGCAAGATTCCCCGGC is a window encoding:
- the TRIM46 gene encoding tripartite motif-containing protein 46 isoform X5 translates to MAEGEDMQTFTSIMDALVRISTSMKNMEKELLCPVCQEMYKQPLVLPCTHNVCQACAREVLGQQGYVGHGGDPSSEPTSPASTPSTRSPRLSRRTLPKPDRLDRLLKSGFGTYPGRKRGALHPQVIMFPCPACQGDVELGERGLAGLFRNLTLERVVERYRQSVSVGGAILCQLCKPPPLEATKGCTECRATFCNECFKLFHPWGTQKAQHEPTLPTLSFRPKGLMCPDHKEEVTHYCKTCQRLVCQLCRVRRTHSGHKITPVLSAYQALKDKLTKSLTYILGNQDTVQTQICELEETVRHTEVSGQQAKEEVSQLVRGLGAVLEEKRASLLQAIEECQQERLARLSAQIQEHRSLLDGSGLVGYAQEVLKETDQPCFVQAAKQLHNRITRATEALQMFRPAASSSFRHCQLDVGREMKLLTELNFLRVPEAPVIDTQRTFAYDQIFLCWRLPPHSPPAWHYTIEFRRTDVPAQPGPTRWQRREEVRGTSALLENPDTGSVYVLRVRGCNKAGYGEYSEDVHLHTPPAPGMTRTADMIAVLRMPQWRRCHPSLS
- the TRIM46 gene encoding tripartite motif-containing protein 46 isoform X2; this translates as MEAGAAAGQSRGRRTDGTSMKNMEKELLCPVCQEMYKQPLVLPCTHNVCQACAREVLGQQGYVGHGGDPSSEPTSPASTPSTRSPRLSRRTLPKPDRLDRLLKSGFGTYPGRKRGALHPQVIMFPCPACQGDVELGERGLAGLFRNLTLERVVERYRQSVSVGGAILCQLCKPPPLEATKGCTECRATFCNECFKLFHPWGTQKAQHEPTLPTLSFRPKGLMCPDHKEEVTHYCKTCQRLVCQLCRVRRTHSGHKITPVLSAYQALKDKLTKSLTYILGNQDTVQTQICELEETVRHTEVSGQQAKEEVSQLVRGLGAVLEEKRASLLQAIEECQQERLARLSAQIQEHRSLLDGSGLVGYAQEVLKETDQPCFVQAAKQLHNRITRATEALQMFRPAASSSFRHCQLDVGREMKLLTELNFLRVPEAPVIDTQRTFAYDQIFLCWRLPPHSPPAWHYTIEFRRTDVPAQPGPTRWQRREEVRGTSALLENPDTGSVYVLRVRGCNKAGYGEYSEDVHLHTPPAPVLHFFLDGRWGTSRERLAISKDQRAVRSVPGLPLLLAAERLLTGCHLSVDVVLGDVAVTQGRSYWACAVDPASYLVKVGVGLESKLQESFQGAPDVISPRYDPDSGHDSGAEDATVEALPPFAFLTIGMGKILLGSGANSNAGLTGRDGPSASCTVPLPPRLGICLDYERGRVSFLDAVSFRGLLECPLDCSGPVCPAFCFIGGGAVQLQEPVGTKPERKVTIGGFAKLD